One segment of Marvinbryantia formatexigens DSM 14469 DNA contains the following:
- a CDS encoding flavodoxin family protein: MSLLIINTLEKNDPLAKEAIRNLSAQTSLYTIFHTMEMKIAPCIGCNACWLKTPGICAIKDDYEKILKACLQHDTTIIISDTSLGFINYKAKNIVDRMLPLATMYTHIINGQMRHIPRYEKKFQFGIVYSGVVDMKYMEQWLERFALNFNGVSIGAFPIEKCGEVSLCT, translated from the coding sequence ATGAGCCTGTTGATTATCAATACTTTAGAAAAAAATGATCCATTAGCAAAAGAAGCTATCAGAAATTTATCTGCTCAAACGTCCCTATATACCATTTTTCATACAATGGAAATGAAAATAGCTCCATGTATCGGGTGCAATGCCTGTTGGTTAAAGACACCGGGAATTTGTGCGATAAAAGACGACTATGAAAAGATACTGAAAGCCTGTCTGCAACATGATACAACGATTATTATTTCCGATACTTCGTTAGGATTTATCAATTATAAGGCAAAAAATATTGTTGACCGAATGCTGCCGCTCGCCACTATGTATACTCATATCATAAACGGGCAAATGCGACATATTCCACGCTATGAAAAGAAGTTCCAATTTGGAATTGTATATTCCGGCGTTGTGGATATGAAGTATATGGAGCAATGGTTAGAACGGTTTGCATTGAATTTCAACGGAGTAAGTATTGGTGCTTTTCCGATTGAAAAATGTGGGGAGGTTTCACTATGCACTTAA
- a CDS encoding serine hydrolase domain-containing protein: protein MRKMIAGVLTILLLMMSGTTTVFAAENNEQTPSGIAYSDLEKQIEDYIEVRKETTSSVSITVFSGTNDIASVIYGDANTKENIKADEDTVYEWGSISKMLIWTSVMQLYEQGKIDLNADVRTYLPNGFLSNLSYKEPITMLHLMNHTAGFQETVWDVEVTDKEKIISLKDALLSTAPAQIYEPGTVVSYSNWGAALAAYIVEYVSGMDYADYVYENIFEPLGMEHTTIKPDCSDNTWVENQREKINAYYNVQGEYEDYGECRRYILLYPAGSATGTMSDLVRFAKAFLQDGSECPLFTWADTLSVMLSPTLTFSGTDTPRICHGLFSQRYGVTLIGHAGNTTGFSANLVLDTDGGTGIVVMTNEVGETTYNYGLVSLVYGDCKEETGFTYDDIAGIYLNSRANYKSSFTKLYSMISGLLPISKGETEGNFTAAMVGTVTQISKDACIMDDGNGLKTYLSIQRDENGNVVALQHMTGMDFQKENTMLFVIKIIFFCLFVLSSFWTLIMLIVHGVTLHRFKQTDVWKKKRYQLLAELFIVLASVLIYWLILPPLMGGSLTKGQVIVKCVMIIVFSLAEIVTLVFGLFNGIDKEHTEKMQIFSNKHNRGKGLRQKAGFLITRISGILLVANVLYWHFYQFWGC, encoded by the coding sequence ATGCGAAAAATGATTGCAGGAGTATTGACAATACTTCTATTGATGATGTCAGGAACAACAACGGTGTTTGCTGCTGAAAATAATGAACAGACGCCATCGGGTATTGCCTATTCCGATTTAGAAAAGCAGATAGAGGATTATATTGAAGTTCGTAAAGAAACGACTTCTTCTGTTTCTATAACTGTTTTTAGTGGAACGAATGATATTGCATCCGTAATTTATGGAGATGCAAATACGAAAGAGAACATTAAGGCGGACGAAGATACCGTTTATGAATGGGGCTCGATTTCTAAAATGCTTATTTGGACAAGTGTGATGCAGCTCTATGAGCAGGGAAAGATTGATTTGAATGCAGATGTCCGAACTTATCTGCCAAACGGGTTCTTATCCAATCTGTCTTACAAAGAACCAATCACCATGCTTCACTTGATGAACCACACCGCAGGATTTCAAGAAACTGTGTGGGATGTGGAAGTGACGGACAAAGAAAAAATTATCAGCCTGAAGGATGCGCTGCTCTCTACAGCTCCCGCACAGATTTATGAGCCGGGAACTGTCGTATCCTATTCAAATTGGGGCGCAGCTCTGGCGGCATATATTGTGGAATATGTCAGTGGGATGGACTATGCGGACTATGTGTATGAAAATATTTTTGAGCCGCTCGGTATGGAGCATACCACTATTAAGCCAGATTGCAGCGACAATACCTGGGTAGAGAATCAAAGGGAAAAGATAAATGCTTATTATAATGTGCAAGGTGAATATGAAGATTACGGAGAGTGCAGACGGTATATCCTGCTCTATCCCGCAGGCTCGGCTACTGGAACAATGAGTGACCTTGTACGGTTTGCAAAAGCCTTTCTGCAGGACGGCTCGGAATGTCCATTATTTACATGGGCAGATACCCTTTCTGTAATGCTTTCTCCAACGCTCACATTTAGTGGGACAGACACACCTCGGATATGCCACGGATTATTTTCGCAGAGATACGGAGTAACCCTCATCGGTCATGCAGGGAATACAACAGGTTTTTCCGCTAATCTGGTGCTTGATACAGATGGTGGGACAGGTATAGTGGTCATGACAAATGAAGTGGGAGAAACCACCTATAATTATGGTCTTGTAAGCCTTGTATATGGGGATTGCAAAGAGGAAACAGGATTTACATACGATGATATAGCGGGAATTTACCTCAACAGCAGAGCAAATTATAAGAGCAGTTTTACCAAGCTATATAGCATGATTAGCGGTCTGCTCCCTATATCAAAAGGCGAAACTGAGGGTAACTTTACAGCGGCTATGGTTGGTACAGTAACGCAGATTTCAAAAGATGCCTGCATCATGGATGATGGAAACGGCTTAAAAACCTATCTCTCTATACAAAGGGACGAAAACGGAAATGTAGTTGCTCTGCAGCACATGACGGGGATGGATTTTCAAAAAGAAAATACCATGCTCTTTGTCATCAAGATTATTTTCTTCTGCCTGTTTGTACTGTCCTCTTTCTGGACGCTCATTATGCTTATTGTGCATGGAGTTACGCTGCACAGGTTTAAGCAGACTGATGTATGGAAAAAGAAGCGGTATCAGTTATTGGCGGAGTTGTTTATAGTGCTTGCATCCGTATTGATTTACTGGCTCATTTTACCGCCGCTGATGGGCGGCAGTTTAACCAAAGGGCAGGTTATTGTAAAGTGCGTGATGATAATTGTTTTCTCACTTGCGGAAATAGTGACATTGGTGTTTGGCTTATTTAACGGCATAGATAAGGAACATACCGAGAAAATGCAGATATTTTCCAATAAGCATAATCGTGGAAAAGGACTACGGCAAAAAGCAGGATTTCTTATCACAAGGATAAGTGGCATCCTTTTAGTAGCAAATGTTTTATATTGGCATTTCTATCAGTTTTGGGGATGCTAG
- a CDS encoding MptD family putative ECF transporter S component, with protein sequence MMSKTTNGKMLTGRDLITTGIFSALYFVINFAFMLISGFHPLLWILMPGLIALFSGIPFLLMCAKVQKPGAVLLMGIITGLIYFATGQFTLLILATFVIACALAELCRALTHYKSFAGNVAAFICFSLGMTGSPLPVWVMRSDFLAQISEQGMPADYVATLEKLSSPAMLAVMIAAPVIGAAVGSVFTKRMFKKHFEKAGMV encoded by the coding sequence ATGATGTCAAAAACAACAAATGGAAAAATGCTGACCGGGCGTGATCTGATTACGACGGGTATTTTTTCCGCACTCTACTTTGTGATTAATTTCGCGTTTATGCTGATTAGCGGGTTTCATCCGCTGCTGTGGATTCTGATGCCGGGGCTTATCGCGCTGTTTTCCGGGATTCCGTTTCTGCTCATGTGCGCGAAGGTGCAAAAGCCGGGCGCTGTGCTGCTGATGGGAATCATCACGGGACTGATTTATTTTGCGACCGGACAGTTTACGCTGCTGATTCTGGCGACCTTTGTGATTGCCTGCGCGCTCGCAGAGCTGTGCCGTGCGCTGACGCATTACAAAAGCTTTGCAGGAAATGTCGCGGCGTTTATCTGCTTTTCCCTGGGAATGACCGGTTCGCCGCTGCCCGTCTGGGTAATGCGCAGCGATTTTCTGGCGCAGATTTCGGAGCAGGGAATGCCCGCCGATTACGTGGCGACACTGGAGAAGCTGTCTTCCCCGGCTATGCTGGCTGTCATGATAGCGGCGCCTGTCATCGGGGCGGCTGTCGGCTCTGTTTTCACAAAGCGGATGTTTAAAAAGCATTTTGAAAAAGCCGGGATGGTCTGA
- a CDS encoding energy-coupling factor transporter transmembrane component T, translating into MGTEKTAGGCRKPDPRAGLLLLVFANIIAFGGNNVYLEITWIGVLACLLFACGQRRSGIKWLLVYAGIWCLQRYILPVSPKIIATSFSIFAAYARRMLPCLMVGSLLIHTVSLRELTVALRSLHVPQKLIIPICVTLRYFPAIREEAGHIRDAMRLRSISGVDKIEALLVPLMVSATATAEELSAAAVTRGIEDPAKKTSMIRLHFTAWDWALTALGALFTAAMFLLQGVGR; encoded by the coding sequence ATGGGCACAGAGAAAACAGCGGGCGGGTGCAGAAAACCGGACCCAAGAGCCGGACTGCTTCTGCTTGTCTTTGCCAATATTATCGCGTTCGGCGGAAATAATGTTTATCTGGAAATTACCTGGATCGGGGTGCTCGCCTGCCTGCTTTTTGCCTGCGGGCAGCGGCGCTCCGGCATAAAATGGCTGCTGGTCTATGCGGGTATCTGGTGCCTGCAGCGGTATATTCTTCCGGTATCGCCGAAAATCATTGCGACCAGCTTTTCTATTTTTGCCGCTTATGCCAGAAGAATGCTGCCCTGTCTGATGGTGGGAAGCCTTCTGATTCATACGGTTTCCCTGCGGGAGCTGACGGTGGCGCTGCGAAGTCTGCATGTGCCGCAGAAGCTGATTATTCCCATCTGCGTTACGCTGCGCTATTTTCCGGCAATCCGGGAGGAGGCGGGGCATATCCGGGATGCCATGCGGCTGCGCAGCATCAGCGGAGTGGATAAAATCGAGGCGCTGCTTGTGCCGCTGATGGTGTCCGCCACCGCCACGGCGGAGGAGCTGTCAGCGGCGGCGGTGACGCGGGGAATCGAAGACCCGGCAAAGAAAACCAGTATGATACGGCTGCATTTTACGGCGTGGGACTGGGCGCTGACGGCACTGGGCGCGCTTTTTACGGCGGCCATGTTTCTGCTGCAGGGGGTGGGAAGATGA
- a CDS encoding ABC transporter ATP-binding protein, whose protein sequence is MIDVSEVSFCYTQEGDTLRQVSFSVKPGACVLLCGESGCGKTTVTKLINGLIPHFTEGCRLQGSVLVDGMEVKNMQLYELAKKVGSVFQNPKSQFFNLDTDSELAFGMENQGTAPEQMEQRMAQTVRELEIGGLLHRNIFTLSGGEKQMLAFSSVYAMNPEIYVLDEPTANLDAQAIGRLKRQIQLLKEQGHTVLIAEHRLYFLTDVIDEALYFCRGRLERKFSRGEFLALTEEERRAMGLRSLKETELSLPAARTEKDGEGLTVSGLCCGYKKEADVISRLSFSAKPGEVLAVTGHNGIGKTTLVRCLCGLMKQRQGEISLQGAPLGERARRRESFLVMQDVNHQLFYDSVRNECEQAAGGVSGEQIEAVLDRFGLLPFKECHPMALSGGQKQRLAVATALLSGKRILIFDEPTSGLDYRHMKQVSAVVRSLAQQGRIVLVISHDREFMQEACDRLLELQEAADGRSASFVK, encoded by the coding sequence ATGATAGATGTTTCTGAGGTATCTTTTTGTTATACACAAGAGGGAGATACGCTCCGGCAGGTCAGCTTTTCCGTAAAGCCGGGGGCGTGCGTCCTGCTCTGCGGGGAGAGCGGCTGCGGGAAAACAACGGTAACAAAGCTGATTAACGGGCTGATTCCGCATTTTACGGAGGGCTGCCGTCTGCAGGGCAGCGTGCTGGTGGACGGGATGGAAGTGAAGAATATGCAGCTCTATGAGCTTGCAAAGAAGGTCGGCTCCGTGTTCCAGAATCCCAAAAGCCAGTTTTTTAATCTGGATACGGACAGCGAGCTTGCCTTCGGCATGGAAAACCAGGGAACGGCGCCGGAGCAGATGGAGCAGCGGATGGCGCAGACCGTCCGGGAGCTGGAAATCGGCGGGCTGCTTCACCGGAATATTTTTACGTTGTCCGGCGGGGAGAAGCAGATGCTTGCTTTTTCCAGCGTGTATGCCATGAATCCGGAAATCTATGTGCTGGATGAGCCGACGGCGAATCTGGATGCGCAGGCAATCGGGCGGCTGAAGCGGCAGATTCAGCTCTTAAAGGAGCAGGGGCATACCGTGCTGATCGCGGAGCACCGTCTCTACTTTTTGACGGATGTCATCGATGAGGCGCTGTATTTTTGCAGGGGCAGGCTGGAACGGAAATTTTCGCGCGGGGAGTTCCTTGCTCTTACGGAGGAGGAGCGCCGGGCGATGGGGCTGCGGAGCCTTAAAGAGACAGAGCTGTCGCTTCCGGCGGCACGCACGGAAAAGGACGGAGAGGGGCTGACGGTTTCGGGGCTGTGCTGCGGCTATAAAAAGGAAGCGGATGTAATCAGCAGGCTGTCCTTTTCTGCAAAGCCGGGCGAGGTGCTGGCGGTTACCGGACATAATGGAATCGGAAAGACAACGCTGGTGCGCTGTCTGTGCGGGCTGATGAAGCAGCGGCAGGGAGAAATCTCTCTGCAGGGCGCTCCTCTGGGCGAGAGGGCGCGCCGCCGGGAGAGCTTTCTTGTGATGCAGGATGTAAATCATCAGCTTTTTTATGACAGTGTCCGGAACGAATGTGAGCAGGCGGCGGGCGGCGTTTCCGGCGAGCAGATAGAGGCTGTTCTTGACCGGTTCGGGCTGCTTCCCTTTAAGGAATGCCATCCGATGGCACTGTCCGGCGGACAGAAGCAGCGTCTGGCGGTGGCGACGGCGCTTTTGTCGGGAAAACGGATTCTGATTTTTGATGAACCGACCAGCGGGCTGGATTACCGGCATATGAAGCAGGTAAGCGCAGTTGTGCGCAGTCTGGCGCAGCAGGGGAGGATCGTGCTGGTAATTTCCCACGACAGGGAATTTATGCAGGAGGCGTGCGACCGCCTGCTGGAATTACAGGAGGCGGCGGACGGCAGGTCTGCATCATTCGTGAAATGA
- a CDS encoding helix-turn-helix transcriptional regulator — MKKITEQCRDAVLLAESDGCQVYQFRNETGEGTITLYEVFPGVALAYNDFHMRYYNSVFEPGRDLFCIDHCREGRLEYAARDNACGYVEAGDLKLDRRLTHSGRFEMPLSHYHGVMISFDMETACRTLPQEIKDFPVNLQALQKKFCKDIYPVVLRGGSQIAHIFAELYAVPEQIKRAYFKIKILELLLFLEALQPSEHAEEKPYFYKPQVEKTKALQQFLLLHLDENFTQEELSGRFDIPQTTMKKCFKSIFGATIGAYVTECRMNRAAVLLKTSRDMSVAEIAGRVGYDSPSKFAMAFRRQMGMSPAEYRKRR; from the coding sequence ATGAAAAAGATTACGGAGCAGTGCAGGGACGCCGTTCTTCTGGCGGAATCGGACGGCTGCCAGGTCTATCAGTTCCGCAATGAGACGGGAGAGGGAACCATCACGCTTTACGAGGTGTTTCCGGGGGTGGCGCTGGCGTACAATGATTTCCATATGCGCTACTATAATTCGGTCTTTGAGCCGGGGCGGGATTTGTTCTGCATCGACCATTGCCGGGAGGGGCGCCTGGAATATGCCGCGCGCGATAATGCCTGCGGTTATGTGGAGGCGGGAGACCTGAAGCTTGACCGGAGGCTGACGCATTCCGGGCGGTTTGAAATGCCGCTTTCCCACTATCATGGCGTGATGATTTCGTTTGATATGGAAACGGCGTGCCGGACGTTGCCGCAGGAGATAAAGGATTTTCCGGTGAATCTGCAGGCGCTGCAGAAAAAATTCTGCAAGGATATCTACCCGGTCGTTCTGCGCGGCGGAAGCCAGATCGCGCACATTTTTGCGGAACTCTATGCGGTTCCGGAGCAGATTAAGCGCGCGTATTTTAAAATCAAGATTCTGGAGCTGCTGCTTTTTCTGGAAGCGCTCCAACCCTCGGAGCACGCGGAGGAAAAGCCTTATTTCTATAAGCCGCAGGTGGAAAAGACAAAGGCGCTCCAGCAGTTTTTGCTCCTTCATCTGGACGAAAACTTCACGCAGGAGGAGCTGTCCGGGCGCTTTGATATTCCCCAGACAACAATGAAAAAATGCTTTAAGTCGATATTCGGCGCTACAATCGGGGCTTATGTGACGGAGTGCCGCATGAACCGGGCGGCAGTGCTGCTGAAAACCAGCAGGGATATGAGCGTGGCGGAAATCGCCGGGCGCGTGGGCTACGACAGCCCCAGCAAGTTTGCAATGGCTTTCCGCAGGCAGATGGGCATGTCGCCGGCGGAATACCGGAAACGGAGGTAA
- a CDS encoding ABC transporter ATP-binding protein gives MKRKESWIGSLLGYAGGQKGKFLGSILLSVISVTAGLVPYYCLYRVIAQFADGTVQRSNIWMWCGAALAAYAVKALFFGLSTGLSHHVAYHVLAGLRLQVADRFLHAPLGEVQRHSIGEIKNIIVDKIEQIEPPLAHVVPEGAGHLALPIVSLLALASVDIRIALASLVTLPAALICMILTFRISGKNFEKYNQSNAYMNSAIVEYIEGIEVIRTFGRAGVSYEKYAGAIRDYRTFVVRWMSSTWVTMKLAFALFPSTLLGTLPVSLYLASRGAITAPQAALAVMLSMSMVTSLAKLEVFSNEIQQMKATVEELQQYLTMPALPEPEKRADVQKYDIQMKDVHFSYGGNMQERECGRSTQKCEENEVLHGINLDLPQGSFTALVGPSGSGKSTVARLLARFWDPDKGQILIGGVDIRDMPLSQLSEYVSFVTQDNYLFRCSLLENIRMGNPQATDEQVKEAARAAQCEEFIRKLPQGYDTPAGEAGKRLSGGEKQRIAIARMILKDAPVVILDEATAFTDPENEDKIQQSIARLAKGKTLLVIAHRLSTIRQADNIVVLENGNILAQGTQEELLKTCPLYRDMWEAHIGAKEWAVPASAENGQAKSPDKQMKKHSGEQKPEKQMKNRSGEQKPVKQTKRNSGGQMPEKRAGENYV, from the coding sequence ATGAAACGAAAAGAGAGCTGGATCGGCAGTCTGCTGGGATATGCGGGCGGGCAGAAAGGAAAATTTCTGGGTTCCATTCTGTTGTCGGTAATCAGTGTCACGGCGGGGCTGGTTCCCTATTACTGCCTGTACAGGGTGATCGCGCAGTTTGCCGACGGCACGGTGCAGAGAAGCAACATCTGGATGTGGTGCGGCGCGGCGCTTGCCGCTTACGCGGTAAAGGCGCTGTTTTTCGGTCTTTCCACGGGGCTGTCCCATCATGTGGCGTACCATGTGCTCGCCGGGCTGCGTCTGCAGGTGGCGGACCGCTTCCTCCATGCGCCGCTGGGGGAGGTACAGCGTCATTCCATTGGAGAAATCAAGAATATTATCGTAGATAAAATTGAACAGATAGAGCCGCCTCTGGCGCATGTGGTGCCGGAGGGAGCAGGACATCTGGCGTTGCCCATCGTGAGCCTGCTGGCGCTGGCATCTGTGGATATCCGGATCGCGCTGGCGTCGCTCGTTACGCTTCCGGCGGCGCTGATATGTATGATACTGACCTTCCGGATAAGCGGAAAGAATTTTGAAAAATATAATCAGTCCAACGCCTATATGAACAGCGCTATCGTGGAATATATTGAGGGAATCGAGGTCATCCGCACCTTCGGGCGCGCCGGGGTCTCCTATGAAAAATATGCCGGAGCGATCCGCGATTACCGTACCTTCGTGGTGCGGTGGATGTCCTCCACCTGGGTGACAATGAAGCTGGCGTTTGCCCTGTTTCCGTCCACGCTGCTCGGAACGCTGCCGGTCAGTCTTTATCTGGCGTCGCGCGGAGCGATTACAGCGCCGCAGGCTGCTTTGGCGGTGATGCTGTCCATGTCGATGGTGACGTCTCTGGCAAAGCTGGAAGTGTTCTCCAATGAAATACAGCAGATGAAGGCGACAGTAGAGGAACTGCAGCAATATCTGACTATGCCGGCGCTGCCGGAGCCGGAAAAGCGCGCTGATGTACAGAAGTATGATATACAGATGAAGGACGTGCATTTTTCCTACGGCGGAAACATGCAGGAACGGGAGTGCGGCAGGAGCACACAGAAATGTGAGGAAAACGAGGTTCTGCACGGAATAAATCTGGATTTGCCGCAGGGAAGCTTTACTGCGCTGGTGGGTCCCTCCGGGAGCGGAAAATCGACCGTCGCCAGGCTGCTTGCCCGCTTCTGGGACCCGGATAAGGGACAGATTCTGATAGGAGGCGTGGATATCCGGGATATGCCGCTCTCCCAGCTCTCGGAGTATGTCAGCTTTGTGACGCAGGACAATTATCTGTTCCGCTGCTCCCTGCTGGAAAACATCCGCATGGGAAATCCGCAGGCGACGGATGAGCAGGTGAAGGAGGCGGCGCGCGCAGCGCAGTGTGAAGAATTTATCCGTAAGCTGCCGCAGGGATATGATACGCCGGCGGGAGAGGCGGGGAAACGCCTGTCGGGCGGAGAGAAGCAGCGGATTGCCATTGCGCGCATGATACTGAAGGATGCGCCGGTAGTGATTCTCGACGAGGCGACCGCCTTCACAGACCCGGAAAATGAGGATAAGATACAGCAGAGCATTGCCCGCCTGGCAAAAGGCAAGACGCTGCTGGTGATCGCTCACAGGCTTTCCACCATCCGGCAGGCGGATAATATCGTGGTGCTGGAGAACGGAAATATTCTGGCGCAGGGGACGCAGGAGGAGCTTCTGAAAACCTGTCCGCTGTACCGCGATATGTGGGAGGCGCACATCGGGGCGAAGGAATGGGCAGTCCCGGCTTCTGCGGAAAACGGGCAGGCGAAGTCACCGGATAAACAGATGAAGAAGCATTCCGGGGAGCAGAAGCCGGAAAAACAGATGAAGAATCGTTCCGGGGAGCAGAAGCCGGTAAAACAGACGAAGAGAAATTCCGGAGGGCAGATGCCGGAGAAGAGGGCGGGTGAAAATTATGTTTAG
- a CDS encoding ABC transporter ATP-binding protein, producing the protein MFSTVKRIISWCGAFKGKLYAGFVFSFFSHWFAAVPVMIAAYTVGMLLMSGEGGVAFDERWVWRSALLILLSVALRFLFDYMRSKCQEVISYELVARDRLAVGEALKRVSLGYFQQKNTGNILSSVTTGLTTLESMGIRMVDNFVGGYLNFLAIFLCLLVIRPAIALIALAAAFVSFLFLMLISAHSRKNAPVEAQSNKELTGAALEYARGLSVVKSFGQNGAAAAAMEEAVKSSRRIHLKIEWGFVPPNCLHLLALKCGSVGLALASCLAGLSGEMTLPVMLMFVFFSFSIFSSLEPVSDSAHILGVIDDAMNQLDALREESFLDEDGKDIHPERFDIEFKNVDFGYQKDRQVLKNVTFRIPQHTSTAIVGPSGSGKTTIVNLLARFYDVDAGSISLGGRDVREFTCDSLLSNISMVFQNVYLFHDTIRANICFGRPDATEEEMVEAAKKACCHEFIKKLPDGYDTVIGEGGGTLSGGEKQRISIARAMLKNAPVIILDEATASVDPENEHLIQHAISELVKGKTVITIAHRLATVENADQILVVNDGQIVQKGTHQELMEEDGIYRRFVEVRQRAEGWCYSQN; encoded by the coding sequence ATGTTTAGTACGGTAAAACGGATAATATCCTGGTGCGGGGCGTTTAAGGGAAAGCTTTACGCGGGCTTTGTATTTTCCTTTTTCTCGCACTGGTTTGCGGCTGTGCCGGTGATGATTGCGGCGTACACGGTCGGAATGCTGCTGATGAGCGGCGAAGGTGGCGTGGCCTTTGACGAACGGTGGGTCTGGCGGAGTGCTCTGCTGATTCTGCTCTCCGTAGCTTTGCGCTTTCTCTTTGATTATATGCGGTCGAAGTGCCAGGAGGTAATCAGCTACGAGCTGGTGGCGCGGGACCGGCTGGCTGTCGGGGAAGCGCTGAAACGTGTATCCCTCGGATATTTCCAGCAGAAGAATACCGGAAATATTTTAAGCTCTGTCACCACCGGGCTTACCACGCTGGAGAGCATGGGAATCCGTATGGTGGACAATTTTGTCGGAGGATATCTGAATTTCCTGGCGATTTTCCTCTGCCTGCTGGTCATCCGCCCGGCGATTGCCCTGATTGCCCTGGCGGCGGCATTTGTATCCTTCCTGTTTTTGATGCTGATATCGGCGCACAGCAGAAAAAACGCGCCGGTGGAGGCGCAGAGCAATAAGGAGCTGACGGGTGCGGCGCTGGAATATGCCAGAGGTCTTTCCGTGGTGAAATCCTTCGGGCAGAACGGCGCGGCGGCAGCGGCGATGGAGGAAGCGGTAAAAAGCAGCAGACGGATTCATCTGAAAATTGAATGGGGCTTTGTTCCGCCCAACTGCCTGCATCTGCTTGCGCTGAAATGCGGCTCCGTGGGGCTTGCCCTCGCGTCCTGCCTTGCCGGGCTTTCCGGGGAAATGACGCTGCCTGTGATGCTGATGTTTGTATTCTTTTCCTTCAGTATTTTCAGCTCGCTGGAGCCGGTCAGCGACAGCGCCCATATACTGGGCGTCATCGACGACGCCATGAACCAGCTCGACGCGCTGCGGGAGGAAAGCTTTCTGGATGAGGACGGAAAAGACATCCATCCGGAGCGGTTTGATATTGAATTTAAGAATGTGGATTTTGGCTATCAGAAGGACCGGCAGGTGCTGAAGAACGTTACATTCCGGATTCCCCAGCATACCTCAACCGCGATCGTGGGTCCGTCGGGAAGCGGAAAAACAACGATTGTAAATCTGCTGGCGAGATTTTATGATGTGGATGCGGGCAGCATATCGCTGGGCGGACGGGATGTGCGGGAATTTACCTGCGACAGCCTGCTTTCCAATATTTCGATGGTATTCCAGAATGTCTATCTGTTTCACGATACTATCCGGGCGAATATCTGCTTCGGCAGACCGGATGCCACGGAAGAGGAAATGGTGGAGGCCGCCAAAAAAGCATGCTGTCATGAGTTTATCAAAAAGCTGCCGGACGGCTACGATACAGTAATCGGTGAGGGCGGCGGGACGCTCTCCGGCGGAGAAAAACAGCGGATTTCCATCGCGCGCGCCATGCTGAAAAACGCGCCCGTCATCATCCTGGATGAGGCGACCGCCAGCGTGGACCCGGAAAATGAGCATCTGATCCAGCACGCTATCTCGGAGCTTGTGAAGGGAAAAACAGTCATTACCATTGCTCACCGGCTTGCGACGGTTGAAAATGCTGACCAGATTCTGGTGGTAAATGACGGACAGATCGTCCAGAAGGGCACCCATCAAGAGCTGATGGAGGAGGACGGGATTTACCGCCGCTTTGTAGAAGTCAGACAGAGGGCGGAGGGCTGGTGCTACAGCCAGAATTAA
- a CDS encoding AAA family ATPase produces the protein MKKIITISREFGAGGGTIGRMVAEKLHYDYYDKEIIMKAATQSNVDLERFLHYDERVPHNFGFAQSLFDFYNKPLSEKLFEAQKEVIREIGEKGNCVIIGRNANSILREFDHTLHVFVHAPSYYRIQHMKTLMPATPEAKLSDELQAIDRKRRKYCTYYTDTVFGMAQFYDVCLDTAKFGIEGCADIICQLAQKPDIPPKVTGYPG, from the coding sequence ATGAAGAAAATCATCACTATCAGCCGCGAGTTCGGCGCAGGCGGCGGAACCATCGGACGGATGGTTGCAGAAAAGCTGCACTACGACTACTACGATAAAGAGATTATTATGAAAGCGGCAACGCAGTCCAACGTTGATCTGGAGCGTTTTCTGCACTATGACGAGCGGGTGCCGCACAACTTCGGCTTCGCCCAGAGTCTTTTTGATTTTTACAACAAGCCTTTGAGCGAAAAGCTTTTCGAGGCACAGAAGGAGGTTATCCGCGAAATCGGAGAAAAAGGGAACTGTGTCATCATCGGCAGAAACGCCAACAGCATTCTCCGGGAATTCGACCACACGCTTCATGTGTTCGTCCACGCTCCCTCCTACTACCGGATACAGCACATGAAAACGCTTATGCCAGCTACGCCGGAGGCGAAGCTTTCCGATGAGCTGCAGGCAATCGACCGCAAAAGGCGGAAATACTGCACCTACTACACCGATACGGTATTCGGCATGGCACAGTTTTATGACGTCTGCCTGGATACCGCCAAATTCGGAATTGAGGGCTGCGCGGATATTATCTGCCAGCTTGCACAGAAGCCGGATATACCGCCGAAAGTAACGGGATATCCGGGTTAA